A part of Microbacterium atlanticum genomic DNA contains:
- a CDS encoding carbohydrate ABC transporter permease, with amino-acid sequence MSITPSATALQEAEDIADGDAPGLRRGSRRRKQGGNMAKQYPMWFYLPAGILFIVLFIVPTIASFYFSLTRWSLFDIQFIGFANYVQFFKEPALVQGFTNTFIFGFVTSGLKVVLGLLIALLLTGRIIGRTFLRAVIFFPVLVSTIGVGITFKVLMDPFDGLINKTLAVFGIQGPAWLTDPSLAIYSVAMVDVWRGVGLATLIYIAGIVAIPQEYFEAAKVDGASAWHSFWNITLPLLKPATVTVIILSLIGGLRSFDLIWAMTKGGPGFSSDVISSVIFKQYQAGFFGLSAAGNVILFLVVTAVIVPIFWALNRKQVEQ; translated from the coding sequence ATGTCGATCACCCCCTCCGCCACGGCGCTCCAGGAGGCCGAGGACATCGCCGATGGCGACGCGCCCGGCCTGCGCCGAGGCTCCCGCCGCCGCAAGCAGGGCGGCAACATGGCGAAGCAGTACCCGATGTGGTTCTACCTGCCCGCCGGCATCCTCTTCATCGTCCTGTTCATCGTCCCGACGATCGCGAGCTTCTACTTCTCGCTGACGCGGTGGTCGCTGTTCGACATCCAGTTCATCGGCTTCGCCAACTACGTCCAGTTCTTCAAGGAGCCGGCCCTGGTGCAGGGCTTCACGAACACGTTCATCTTCGGATTCGTCACGTCAGGCCTGAAGGTCGTTCTCGGACTGCTCATCGCGCTGCTGCTCACCGGCCGCATCATCGGCCGCACCTTCCTGCGCGCCGTCATCTTCTTCCCGGTGCTCGTCTCGACCATCGGCGTCGGAATCACCTTCAAGGTCCTGATGGACCCGTTCGACGGCCTGATCAACAAGACCCTCGCGGTGTTCGGCATCCAGGGCCCCGCCTGGCTCACCGACCCCTCGCTCGCCATCTATTCGGTCGCCATGGTGGACGTGTGGCGCGGCGTCGGCCTTGCGACCCTCATCTACATCGCCGGCATCGTCGCGATCCCGCAGGAGTACTTCGAGGCCGCCAAGGTCGACGGTGCGAGTGCATGGCACAGCTTCTGGAACATCACGCTCCCGCTGCTCAAGCCCGCCACCGTGACGGTCATCATCCTGTCGCTCATCGGCGGCCTCCGGTCGTTCGACCTCATCTGGGCCATGACGAAGGGCGGGCCGGGATTCTCGAGCGACGTCATCTCGTCGGTCATCTTCAAGCAGTACCAAGCCGGGTTCTTCGGTCTCTCGGCCGCC